The Pleuronectes platessa chromosome 13, fPlePla1.1, whole genome shotgun sequence genome includes a window with the following:
- the LOC128454970 gene encoding phospholipid phosphatase 3 isoform X2 produces the protein MQRCLIYEKTMAAETRNGGSSLNNNNNCKDHRRRKLLVGVDLFCLFLVLLVAVFLHKSPFPPYQRGFFCNDDSIRLPSKSSTVSNTVLTAVGVTVPVASIIIGESYRIYFLNEGSKSFVGNPYISALYKQVGVFVFGCAISQSFTDIAKVSVGRMRPHFLDVCKPDFSTINCSLGYITDYQCQGPESKVQEARKSFFSGHASFSMYTMLYLVFYLQSRFTWHGARLLRPLTQFTLIMMSFYTGLSRVSDHKHHPTDVLVGFVQGAVVAYCIVFCVSDLFKPKGRRSTLLPTPVKKDLVPPADIRERSNHLIMA, from the exons ATGCAACGCTGTTTGATATATGAGAAAACGATGGCAGCCGAGACGAGGAACGGCGGGAGTTcgctgaacaacaacaacaactgcaaaGACCACCGCAGGAGGAAGCTGCTGGTCGGCGTGGATCTGTTCTGCTTGTTCCTAG TGTTGCTCGTTGCCGTGTTTTTGCACAAATCTCCCTTTCCACCTTACCAAAGAGGATTCTTCTGCAACGACGACAGCATCAGGCTTCCCTCTAAGAGCAGCACAGTGTCCAACACCGTGCTCACAGCCGTGGGCGTCACTGTGCCCGTGGCCTCA ATCATCATTGGAGAAAGCTACAGGATCTACTTTCTGAATGAGGGATCGAAGTCTTTTGTAGGGAACCCCTACATCTCTGCTCTCTATAAGCAGGTCGGCGTGTTCGTCTTCGGCTGTGCCATCAGTCAGTCCTTCACTGACATTGCCAAAGTGTCAGTGGGCCGCATGCGCCCACACTTCCTTGATGTGTGCAAACCAGACTTCTCCACTATCAACTGCTCCCTGGGCTATATCACTGACTATCAGTGTCAGGGGCCAGAGAGCAAAGTTCAAGAGGCCAG GAAGTCCTTCTTCTCGGGACATGCGTCGTTCTCGATGTACACCATGCTTTATCTGGTG TTTTACCTGCAGTCTCGCTTCACTTGGCATGGAGCCCGCCTGCTGCGCCCTCTGACCCAGTTCACTCTCATCATGATGTCTTTCTACACTGGCTTGTCCCGTGTCTCTGATCACAAGCACCACCCCACTGATGTCCTTGTAGGTTTTGTACAAGGAGCCGTGGTGGCCTACTGCATA GTTTTCTGTGTATCAGACTTGTTTAAGCCCAAAGGCAGGCGTTCAACCCTGCTGCCAACACCAGTGAAGAAAGATCTTGTTCCTCCGGCAGACATCAGAGAGCGAAGCAACCATCTCATCATGGCATAG
- the LOC128454970 gene encoding phospholipid phosphatase 3 isoform X1: MQRCLIYEKTMAAETRNGGSSLNNNNNCKDHRRRKLLVGVDLFCLFLAGLPFLVIETSAVQPYRRGFYCDDESIKYPAKKGDTISDGVLSAAGILITILSIIIGESYRIYFLNEGSKSFVGNPYISALYKQVGVFVFGCAISQSFTDIAKVSVGRMRPHFLDVCKPDFSTINCSLGYITDYQCQGPESKVQEARKSFFSGHASFSMYTMLYLVFYLQSRFTWHGARLLRPLTQFTLIMMSFYTGLSRVSDHKHHPTDVLVGFVQGAVVAYCIVFCVSDLFKPKGRRSTLLPTPVKKDLVPPADIRERSNHLIMA, from the exons ATGCAACGCTGTTTGATATATGAGAAAACGATGGCAGCCGAGACGAGGAACGGCGGGAGTTcgctgaacaacaacaacaactgcaaaGACCACCGCAGGAGGAAGCTGCTGGTCGGCGTGGATCTGTTCTGCTTGTTCCTAG CCGGCCTGCCTTTCTTGGTCATTGAGACCAGCGCTGTACAGCCTTACCGTAGAGGGTTTTACTGCGATGATGAGTCCATCAAGTACCCGGCCAAAAAGGGAGACACCATTAGCGACGGTGTGCTTAGCGCTGCTGGCATTCTTATCACCATCCTCTCT ATCATCATTGGAGAAAGCTACAGGATCTACTTTCTGAATGAGGGATCGAAGTCTTTTGTAGGGAACCCCTACATCTCTGCTCTCTATAAGCAGGTCGGCGTGTTCGTCTTCGGCTGTGCCATCAGTCAGTCCTTCACTGACATTGCCAAAGTGTCAGTGGGCCGCATGCGCCCACACTTCCTTGATGTGTGCAAACCAGACTTCTCCACTATCAACTGCTCCCTGGGCTATATCACTGACTATCAGTGTCAGGGGCCAGAGAGCAAAGTTCAAGAGGCCAG GAAGTCCTTCTTCTCGGGACATGCGTCGTTCTCGATGTACACCATGCTTTATCTGGTG TTTTACCTGCAGTCTCGCTTCACTTGGCATGGAGCCCGCCTGCTGCGCCCTCTGACCCAGTTCACTCTCATCATGATGTCTTTCTACACTGGCTTGTCCCGTGTCTCTGATCACAAGCACCACCCCACTGATGTCCTTGTAGGTTTTGTACAAGGAGCCGTGGTGGCCTACTGCATA GTTTTCTGTGTATCAGACTTGTTTAAGCCCAAAGGCAGGCGTTCAACCCTGCTGCCAACACCAGTGAAGAAAGATCTTGTTCCTCCGGCAGACATCAGAGAGCGAAGCAACCATCTCATCATGGCATAG